One genomic window of Quercus robur chromosome 6, dhQueRobu3.1, whole genome shotgun sequence includes the following:
- the LOC126733020 gene encoding probable mannitol dehydrogenase codes for MAKVPPEEEHPVKAFGWAARDQSGHLSPFNFSRRETGDEDVRFKVLYCGICHTDLHFIKNDWGFSFYPLVPGHEIVGEVTEVGSKVNKVKVGDKVGVGCMVGACHSCESCKNDLENYCPKMILTYNSIYHDGTFNYGGYSDTMVANERYIVHFPENMPLDSGAPLLCAGITVYSPLKHFGLAQHGKHIGVVGLGGLGHVAVKFAKAFGAKVTVISTSPSKKDEALEHLGADSFLVSRDPDQIQAAMNTMDGIIDTVSAVHPILPLLGLLKSHGTLVMVGAPDKPLELPVFPLISGRKMVAGSSIGGMKETQEMIDFAAKHGITADIEVVSMDYVNTAMERLAKNDVRYRFVIDIGNTLAATKP; via the exons ATGGCAAAGGTACCACCAGAGGAAGAACACCCTGTGAAGGCTTTTGGGTGGGCTGCTAGAGACCAATCTGGCCATCTCTCTCCTTTCAACTTCTCTAGAAG GGAAACAGGGGATGAGGATGTGAGGTTTAAGGTGCTGTATTGTGGAATATGTCACACCGATCTTCACTTCATCAAGAATGATTGGGGCTTCTCATTCTACCCTCTTGTTcctgg GCACGAAATTGTTGGGGAAGTGACAGAAGTAGGGAGCAAGGTGAATAAAGTTAAAGTTGGAGACAAAGTGGGCGTAGGATGCATGGTTGGTGCATGTCACTCCTGCGAGAGCTGCAAAAATGACCTTGAAAATTACTGTCCCAAAATGATACTCACTTACAATTCCATTTACCATGATGGAACATTCAACTATGGTGGCTATTCAGACACAATGGTTGCTAATGAGCGCTACATAGTTCATTTCCCAGAAAATATGCCACTTGATTCTGGTGCTCCACTACTCTGTGCTGGGATCACAGTGTATAGTCCCCTGAAACACTTTGGTCTAGCCCAACATGGTAAGCATATTGGGGTTGTGGGCTTAGGTGGGCTTGGTCATGTAGCCGTCAAATTTGCTAAGGCTTTTGGGGCTAAAGTGACTGTAATTAGTACCTCACCTAGCAAGAAGGATGAAGCTTTGGAACATCTTGGTGCTGATTCCTTTTTGGTTAGCCGTGATCCAGACCAAATTCAG GCTGCCATGAACACAATGGATGGTATCATTGATACTGTTTCTGCAGTGCACCCCATTTTACCATTGCTTGGTCTATTGAAGTCCCATGGAACGCTTGTCATGGTGGGTGCACCGGACAAGCCACTTGAGCTACCAGTGTTTCCGTTGATTTCGG GAAGGAAGATGGTTGCCGGGAGTAGCATTGGTGGAATGAAAGAGACGCAAGAGATGATTGACTTTGCAGCAAAACATGGCATCACGGCAGACATTGAGGTTGTTTCAATGGATTATGTGAACACCGCAATGGAGCGTCTTGCTAAGAATGATGTTAGATACAGGTTTGTCATTGACATTGGAAACACCTTGGCTGCTACCAAGCCTTGA
- the LOC126733021 gene encoding LOW QUALITY PROTEIN: uncharacterized protein LOC126733021 (The sequence of the model RefSeq protein was modified relative to this genomic sequence to represent the inferred CDS: deleted 2 bases in 1 codon; substituted 1 base at 1 genomic stop codon), whose product MSAGMNRSQGLSSLKRKQPDSKSPIESLTEHECILYNLIRSKQDMAIWTRDMKXATNIPDNVLNKSLKALQAKKLIKEVVTIQNKGRKHYIATEFEPSKEITGGAWYVEGSLDTEFINFLKKLCVKIIYEQKIVTLEEILDTIRRSRAFNVEFTTQQIEEIVNALVLDNEILEVKSTGMGEFNSIPIGKVCYRCASKAGLKAEPKIGAMASIPCGVCPQISLCTPDGIISPATCVYYTKWLDF is encoded by the exons ATGAGTGCag GAATGAACCGATCACAAGGGCTCTCATCTCTGAAGCGTAAACAGCCTGACTCAAAATCACCTATTGAATCTTTGACAGAACATGAGTGTATCCTTTATAATCTGATCCGAAGCAAGCAAGACATGGCTATTTGGACAAGAGACATGAAATGAGCAACAAACATCCCCGACAAT GTGCTTAACAAATCCCTCAAAGCACTTCAAGCTAAGAAACTGATAAAAGAGGTTGTAACCATCCAAAATAAAGGCAGAAAACACTATATTGCGACAGAGTTTGAACCATCAAAGGAAATCACTGGTGGAGCTTGGTATGTTGAGGGGAGCCTCGATACAGAGTTTATAAACTTCTTGAAAAAGCTCTGTGTGAAGATCATTTATGAGCAAAAGATTGTTACACTGGAGGAAATTTTGGACACAATAAGGAGGAGTAGAGCCTTCAATGTTGAGTTCACAACTCAGCAAATTGAAGAGATTGTGAATGCTTTGGTTTTGGACAATGAGATATTGGAGGTGAAGAGTACTGGAATGGGGGAGTTTAATTCTATTCCTATTGGGAAAGTTTGTTATAGATGCGCAAGCAAAGCAGGCCTTAAAGCGGAACCGAAAATTGGGGCCATGGCTTCAATTCCATGCGGAGTTTGTCCACAGATAAGTCTATGTACACCGGATGGAATAATTTCCCCAGCGACCTGTGTATACTACACTAAATGGTTGGATTTCTAA
- the LOC126733022 gene encoding wall-associated receptor kinase-like 10 — translation MPKSPVKIAIIVSCSSLGALFLFAIIWCLYKMIKKRNKIKLKKKFFKENGGLLLQQQLSSNDNNVQRIKLFNSKELKNATDHFNKNRILGKGGQGTVYEGMLVDGRIVAIKKCNTVDKENIEKFINEIIILSQINHRNVVKLLGWCLETKVPLLVYEFIPNGTLSQYIHEENEEFPLLTWDMRLRIAIEVARALSYLHSAASLPIYHRDIKSSNILLDEKYRAKVADFGTSRTVAIGQTHVTTLVYGTFGHLDPEYFQTSQFTEKSDVYSFGVVLIELLIGKKPVFLTRSQEDRNLSTYFIHSVKENHLFDILDTQVRKDGNKHEVMAIANLAQRCLHLYGKKQPTMTEIVKELEGVQIVYHDQPNFEEFDYFRNEEMRPWNDISILSRSSLEIGEPSSQFVLPFLSHFD, via the exons ATGCCAAAATCTCCAGTGAAGATAGCCATTATAG TTAGTTGTTCAAGCCTTGGGGCATTGTTTCTATTCGCTATTATATGGTGCTTGTacaaaatgataaagaaaagaaacaaaatcaagctcaagaaaaaattcttcaaagaGAATGGTGGTTTATTATTACAACAACAATTATCTTCAAATGACAACAATGTTCAAAGgataaaattattcaattcaaAGGAGTTGAAAAATGCGACCGATCATTTTAACAAAAACAGAATACTTGGTAAAGGTGGGCAAGGTACAGTTTATGAAGGAATGTTAGTTGATGGAAGAATTGTGGCAATTAAAAAGTGCAACACAGTGGATAaggaaaatattgaaaaatttattaatgagaTTATCATTCTTTCCCAAATCAACCATAGAAATGTGGTCAAACTACTTGGGTGGTGTTTAGAGACAAAAGTTCCTTTGTTAGTTTATGAATTCATTCCTAATGGGACACTTTCTCAGTACATTCATGAAGAGAATGAAGAGTTTCCATTACTAACATGGGATATGCGCTTAAGGATTGCCATAGAAGTTGCAAGAGCTCTTTCTTACTTACACTCAGCAGCTTCACTACCCATTTACCATCGAGATATAAAATCTTCAAACATACTCCTTGATGAAAAATATAGAGCAAAAGTAGCAGACTTTGGAACTTCAAGAACAGTGGCCATTGGCCAAACTCATGTAACCACACTGGTATATGGTACTTTTGGGCACTTGGATCCGGAATACTTTCAAACAAGCCAATTTACAGAAAAAagtgatgtttatagttttggagTAGTCCTTATTGAGCTTTTAATTGGAAAAAAGCCAGTTTTTTTAACAAGATCACAAGAAGATCGAAATTTATCTACATACTTCATTCATTCAGTAAAAGAAAACCATCTCTTTGATATACTTGATACTCAAGTAAGGAAGGACGGTAATAAACATGAAGTCATGGCAATTGCTAACCTTGCACAAAGATGTTTGCACTTGTATGGAAAGAAACAACCTACGATGACAGAGATTGTGAAGGAGTTGGAGGGAGTTCAAATAGTTTATCATGATCAACCAAATTTTGaagaatttgattattttagaaATGAAGAAATGAGGCCTTGGAATGACATTTCTATTTTATCAAGATCAAGTTTAGAAATAGGTGAACCTTCATCACAATTTGTCCTTCCATTTTTATCTCACTTTGATTAA
- the LOC126689916 gene encoding wall-associated receptor kinase-like 8, with translation MAVQVVMRISFFLLLTTYELAEAAAPIAKPNCSDSCGDIYIPYPFGKTTECYLNYWFKIVCNETGGSLKAFLPSIGMEVLEINLTHYYFWNDPGLVRVNMPIISSNCKNRSSSHIGGVNISGGPFFFSSYRDRFISVGCDNFAMMTGINPMWRLDANRIALIKA, from the coding sequence ATGGCTGTGCAAGTGGTAATGcgaatttctttctttcttctcctgaCCACCTATGAGTTAGCAGAAGCTGCAGCACCTATAGCAAAACCCAATTGTTCTGATAGCTGTGGAGATATTTACATTCCATACCCGTTTGGAAAGACTACCGAATGTTACTTGAATTACTGGTTCAAAATTGTTTGCAATGAAACTGGCGGCTCTCTTAAAGCATTCCTACCCAGCATTGGCATGGAGGTCCTGGAAATCAATCTTactcattattatttttggaatgATCCGGGACTCGTTCGAGTCAATATGCCAATTATTTCTTCCAACTGTAAGAATAGGAGTTCCAGCCATATTGGTGGTGTGAATATCTCAGGTGgtccttttttcttctcatcttatcGGGATAGATTCATTTCAGTTGGTTGCGACAACTTCGCCATGATGACCGGCATCAATCCTATGTGGCGGTTGGATGCAAATCGAATTGCGTTGATAAAAGCATGA